A region of the Cytophagia bacterium CHB2 genome:
ACTTCGAGATAATTGCTTTTTTCCGCAAGCTGTTCGATGGGATAACCGCGATAGCGCAAAATTCCCTTGTCCCCGTCGATAAAGGTGATCCGGCTCTGGCATGACGCGGTGTTCATGAATGCCGGGTCATAGGTCATGAGGCCAAAGTCTTCGTCAGAGACTTTGATTTGCCGCAGATCCATGGCTTTGATCGTGTCATGGACGATGGGGATTTCATATTTTTTCCCCGTGCGGTTGTCGATAATGCTGAGAGTTTCGGGCATGGCAGGCTCCTTTGAGATGGTTTAAATGTGACTGAAGCGAAGAGGAGCACCGCCACTTTGCCCCGCGGTGAGACTGCAATCGTGCTTGAGGCGCTAGGCAGGAAGAAAAGGTCAACAACCGAGATTTTGACTTTGTCAATTTTTCGTCTGGACGAATGAAATGGGAGAAAAAAATCACCCATTTTCCGCACGAAAAATCGTTTTCCGATGAGCAAGCAGCGACGTCGTCCTCCCTCAAAGATAACTCAACTACTATGCCGAAGTTTCCCGGAAAATTCTTATATAATTTTTAAGAGGTTATCATGGACGAAATGCGCAAGTGCTTATTTTTTTTCCCGATTTCGCGAATTTACTCAATGATTATCGCATAACTGAGAAAGAAGGTTGCCGCTAATTCCATAGTTTTATGAGCGTCGTTATTCAGCACGAATTTTGCGTCATTTAAAATGGACTAAACCAGCCATTTTCTTTTCACTGGAATCGCCGCTTAACCTCTGCTCACAAGGAGGCAGATTATGGATCATCCATATTTGGTCATCGCAGCGATCACCGGGTTGGCCGCATTATATGTGGCTTTTCCGGTAATCCTCAACACCTTCATGACCTATCGCAAGAGCCGGCGAGTCATCTGTCCGCTGGATTCCAAACCAGCTACGATTAGCATTAATGCGCGGGCAGCAGCGTTGGCGTCGGTGGTGGGTAAGGTCAATGTTCGGGTCTGTGCCTGCTCCTCATGGCCTGAGAGAGCCGGCTGCACGCAGGGTTGTGTAATGAAATATTTGAGACGCGAAACCCGGGCAACGGTTGGCGCTTAGCCAAAAAGCTTTTCAGGTTAGTAGGAAATTTATCCGCCTGCCCCAACAATTCCCGGCCAGGTTTTCGCAAAACTCATCGTTGCGCGAAAATTGAAACAACGGGCAAAATCAAATGCAGATGATCTTTCAGCGCTTGTTTATGTTTTCGTGTGATGTCATTCACTGACACGTTGATCATCTGTCATTTTCTGAACGCTGCAACGCCCGCTCGCAGAGGCATTCAGTGTTTCAACAGTGCCCGCAGCCCCTCTTCATATCCGAGCAATTTCGTTTTTAGCACGCGCTGCGCGAGCTTGTTCGTAAGCGAAACATCTTGCGGGCGCGCCGCGGGTGTTTTTGCTTCGAACATTGAAACCGGTCGCAGCAACGCTTCATCAAAGCCTGCCAGACGGCACAAGGCTTGTGCAAACTCATAACGGCTGCAACGCTTTGCCCCGCCCAAATGAATAATCCCGGAGAAAGATAAATTTACCAACTCAAGCAACGCTTCTGCCATGTTTGCGACCAGTCCCGGCGTGCGATATTGATCATGAAAAACGGCAACCGTCTCTTTCCGCTGCAGTTGCGCGAACATGCCGGCAAAGAAACAATAGCCTCGCGCCAGTGGAAATCCGTACATCAACGGCAACCGGGCAACACAGGCTTGTGGACATGCGAATAACGTTGCCGTCTCGCCCTCATGTTTGCTTTGGCCATAAAGATTGATCGGCTGCGGAAGATCGGTTTCCGCATACCAGCCGGTTTTGCCATCAAACACGAAATCCGATGAAATATAGATCAACCGGCGTTGCCGTTGGCCGCACCATTCTGCAATTACGCGCGTTGCCTCAACATTGATGCGCTGCGCCAAATCCGGCGCGCGCTCGCATTCATCCACTTGCATGACAGCCGCGTGAATCACGACGCTGGGATCGATCTCATCCAAAACCTCAAAAAGTCTCTCACTCTCGCTGAGATCGACGTTCACGGGTTTTGTACTCTCGGGCAGTGTTTCGTTCCGGTGAAACGTGCCAAAGACGTCCCATTGCTTCGTTGCCTGTTGGCAAATGTGCCCTCCGAGAAAACCGCTTGCGCCGGTTACAAGAATACGTTTCATCGCTTGTTGTCCTGGTGGATCAAAACTCACTGTTGCTTTGCACAGCAGCGTGGCGAAGTCTTACTCGATCAGATTGGCCAGTTTTAGCAATCCCCTTTCAACTTCTTTACCAAGGTGAAATCGAATGACGCGCCGTTTTGCATCGAGCAACGCCTGCCGATCGCCCAGCGCTTGCGCCAGTTCGAGCACGCCGAATGTCATGGAGGAGTTCGGCAAGCCGGCTTCATCTGGAATTGCGAGATCCTGCACGGCATCCGAAGTAAATTGCATGAACAAACCATGCCCGGCATCGCCTTTGTGCAATTGTCCCGTGGAATGCAAAAAGCGCGGGCCATAACCTACGGTGGTTGCCACATGCAAGCGCGTCTGAATTTTTGTGCGCAACTGTTGCAGCGCGGCGTCATTTTCCGCGGTCGGCGTCACATAAGCTTGCAATGCGACGTAGCTGCGACTCTTGTGATTTTTATCTCCCGGACTGGCTTGCGCTAGAAATTTATTCATAGCATCAGCCAAAGTATTTGAAGGAATATCTGAGTAAACCGACACACCGTCCGCGTGCAAAATCGGTGTCAGTTCTGGCAGCTTACCTTCTTTTTGATAGGCCTCCACCATTTGCCGCGCCAGAATTTTTGCAGATTCCACGTTCGGTTGATCAAAGGGATTGATCGCAAGCCGTCGGCTTGCGATGATCGTCGCGATTTCCCAGCGAAAAAACTCCCCGCCAAGATCATATAAATCCTGCAAATCAAGCTGAACCACTGGATGCCCGGCTTCAAGCAATGCTTCAACCTTTTGATCGAAAGTCGAGTCGCCCTCGAGACGGAGATAAACAAACAAACGATCATTCCCATAAACGCTCGGCGCGCCAACCTCTTCGCCATCAACCGGCAAGATGCCTTTGCCCTCTTTGCCTGTGCTTTCCGCGATCAACTGCTCTGCCCAAGCGCCAAAGTATTTTATCGGCGGTGAAGCGATCAACGTCACTTTGTCGCGCCCCTGAACCGCTAATTCACCCAAAATCACCCCCAGCGTGGCGGGAGAATTATCCTTTGTTTGCGATGACGCGATACTCTTGCTGAGCTGCACCATTGCTGCAGCGCGCTCGAGCAGCACTTTCAGATTCATGCCTATTAATGCCGCCGGCGCCAAGCCAAAATACGAAAGTGCAGAGTAGCGCCCGCCGATGTTGGGATCGTTGATGAAGGTTTTGCGAAAATTGTACTTCTTGGCCGTATCAGCCAGGCCGCTGCCAGGATCTGTGATAGCAACGAAATGCTTGCCCGCTTTCGTCTCACCAATTTTCTCAGAAGTCCAGTTGTAAAAATATTTAAAAAACGAAAACGTTTCAACGGTGCCGCCGGATTTGGTGGAGACGATGAAAAGCGTTTGGGGCGGATCGAGGCGGTTCGCATGCGCCAACACCGCGCCCGGATCCGTGCTGTCAAGCACAGCGAGATCGAGATAGCCGATTTGCACGCCAAACGTGAAGCGAAACACTTCCGGCGCGAGGCTCGAACCGCCCATGCCGAGCAACAGCGCATGCGTAAAGCCTTCCGCGCGGATTTCGTCAACAAAGGCATTAATTTCAGGAATGGCTTTTGACATTACCTCCGGGCTGTGCAGCCAGCCGAGACGATTGGTGATTTCAGTTGGCTCGGGTTTCCACACGGTGTGATCATGGCTCCAAATACGCGCGAGGATATCATTTTCACGCAAGTCTCTGAGCGCGGTATCAATGTTCGATTGGTATTTTTCCAAGCGAAAGGCGTCACTTTGTTTGGCAGATTCATGTTGCGTGGACATTCTTCGAACTCCTCAAAAAAGCGGTTTGGGTGCTGGCTAATTCATGCAGATTTTTTGTTTTTATAACGTTTTGCGACTGAGTGAATATGCCATTTGATGAATCTTGTGAAAATTCGGTTTGGGGCGGCAACTTCACAAGATTCTTGCAGAATGACAAGCTAGACAGGCAAATGAAAAACGCTATATTGGCCAGGCTATTCACCCAGACAGAATCGCCTTCCCAAGCGGTTCATCCCCAAAGCGACCGCGCTCAAAAATCTTCTGGCCGCGCAGAAATGTCATTTCAACAACGCCGTTGAGTCTTTGCCCTTCATACGGCGTCATTTTGTGGCGATGATGAATCATCTCCGCCGTCAGCGTAAATGAGGCTTCAGGATTCCACACAACGAGATCGGCATCATAGCCTGGCGCGATAGCGCCCTTGCGCCCGGATAATCCCACGAACGCAGCCGGGCGATGCGCCAACCATTCACTCAAATCAAGCAACGAAAACCCGCGTTGCTGCGCGGCGGTCCACATCACCGGCAGAGTGAATTGCAGCGAGGCAATGCCGCCCCACGCCTGCTGAAAATCGCCGAGATCGAGTGCTTTCATCACGGGCGGGCAGGGCGAATGATCTGAGGCGATGAAATCAATGTCGCCGGCTTTGAGCGCTTGCCAAAGCTGTTCACGATTCTCATGCTCGCGGATCGGCGGGGCACATTTAAAGCGCGTATCGCCGTCTGAAATTTCTTCAGCGCTGAAGTACAGATAATGCGGACAGGTTTCAATCGAGAGCGGCAATCCCGCCTGCCGTGCTTGCCGCAATTCCGGCAAAGATTCTGCCGAAGACAAATGTACGATATGAACGCGGCATTGATATGCGCGGCACAACGCGATCATCATTCGAATTGCCTCATTTTCCCATGCTCTTGGGCGCGAGGCCAGATAAGCTTGATAACTGCGCGGATCGCTTGCGGCATTTGTCGCGCTGTGATTCCGATTCAGTTCGGCATGAACGAGTAAAGGCAGGCCGCTTGCCGCGATCATCGGCATAGCCGAGCGCAAATCTGCTTCAGCAACGTTGGGAAAATCATCGATGCCGGAATGAATCATGAATGCTTTAACGCCCAACACCCCGGATTTTAGTAGAGGCGCAAGTGCCGCGTGATTTCCCGGCACCAGTCCGGCATAAAACCCGCAATCAACCCAGAGTTTGTTTTGCGCCGCAGCCAGTTTCTGCTCGAAGGCGTCAACGTTTGTCGTCACCGGTGTGCTATTCAACGGCATGTCGACCAATGTTGTCACGCCGCCGGCAGCCGCCGCGCGCGTTGCCGTCTCAAAGCCCTCCCACTCCGTGCGCCCGGGTTCATTAAGATGAACATGCGTGTCTATCAGACCGGGCATGACGACAGCATCATGAACA
Encoded here:
- a CDS encoding citrate (Si)-synthase — its product is MPETLSIIDNRTGKKYEIPIVHDTIKAMDLRQIKVSDEDFGLMTYDPAFMNTASCQSRITFIDGDKGILRYRGYPIEQLAEKSNYLEV
- a CDS encoding SDR family oxidoreductase, with the protein product MKRILVTGASGFLGGHICQQATKQWDVFGTFHRNETLPESTKPVNVDLSESERLFEVLDEIDPSVVIHAAVMQVDECERAPDLAQRINVEATRVIAEWCGQRQRRLIYISSDFVFDGKTGWYAETDLPQPINLYGQSKHEGETATLFACPQACVARLPLMYGFPLARGYCFFAGMFAQLQRKETVAVFHDQYRTPGLVANMAEALLELVNLSFSGIIHLGGAKRCSRYEFAQALCRLAGFDEALLRPVSMFEAKTPAARPQDVSLTNKLAQRVLKTKLLGYEEGLRALLKH
- a CDS encoding glucose-6-phosphate isomerase, whose product is MSTQHESAKQSDAFRLEKYQSNIDTALRDLRENDILARIWSHDHTVWKPEPTEITNRLGWLHSPEVMSKAIPEINAFVDEIRAEGFTHALLLGMGGSSLAPEVFRFTFGVQIGYLDLAVLDSTDPGAVLAHANRLDPPQTLFIVSTKSGGTVETFSFFKYFYNWTSEKIGETKAGKHFVAITDPGSGLADTAKKYNFRKTFINDPNIGGRYSALSYFGLAPAALIGMNLKVLLERAAAMVQLSKSIASSQTKDNSPATLGVILGELAVQGRDKVTLIASPPIKYFGAWAEQLIAESTGKEGKGILPVDGEEVGAPSVYGNDRLFVYLRLEGDSTFDQKVEALLEAGHPVVQLDLQDLYDLGGEFFRWEIATIIASRRLAINPFDQPNVESAKILARQMVEAYQKEGKLPELTPILHADGVSVYSDIPSNTLADAMNKFLAQASPGDKNHKSRSYVALQAYVTPTAENDAALQQLRTKIQTRLHVATTVGYGPRFLHSTGQLHKGDAGHGLFMQFTSDAVQDLAIPDEAGLPNSSMTFGVLELAQALGDRQALLDAKRRVIRFHLGKEVERGLLKLANLIE
- the allB gene encoding allantoinase AllB — protein: MNFDLIIKSRRIVTPEGVRAGAIVIRSGKIADVVSNLQIAGNERLINVHDAVVMPGLIDTHVHLNEPGRTEWEGFETATRAAAAGGVTTLVDMPLNSTPVTTNVDAFEQKLAAAQNKLWVDCGFYAGLVPGNHAALAPLLKSGVLGVKAFMIHSGIDDFPNVAEADLRSAMPMIAASGLPLLVHAELNRNHSATNAASDPRSYQAYLASRPRAWENEAIRMMIALCRAYQCRVHIVHLSSAESLPELRQARQAGLPLSIETCPHYLYFSAEEISDGDTRFKCAPPIREHENREQLWQALKAGDIDFIASDHSPCPPVMKALDLGDFQQAWGGIASLQFTLPVMWTAAQQRGFSLLDLSEWLAHRPAAFVGLSGRKGAIAPGYDADLVVWNPEASFTLTAEMIHHRHKMTPYEGQRLNGVVEMTFLRGQKIFERGRFGDEPLGKAILSG